aaaaaaaaaccgaacaataacaaagagttgttcgggctgttgcccgaacacctaaaaaaccgaacaataacaaagagttgttcgggctgttacccgaacacctaaaaaaaaaaaccgaacaaaactagaaattgagagtttgtgtacaaactcagggtgttcgggtgaatggtcaaatgaggtcacgttgtgtacaacatttgtagaacattacaagaggtttcatgtagtgaaagaatcttgtacgtagcatttgtggttctcaagatatgaatttttcaattatttaccgtttatttaacgtaatgacgtcatcaatgacgtcatcattccaaaaaagttgcgggttcatctactcatgaaggttcatgcttatgataagtttcaagttcatagtagtttaactttttgttcaaaatcgcacgaagaaagatgaggcgaatcccagcgtagtggaatttgaattacgcgcgccttcaacggagtctgcatgtgtatacacaacccgtaatgcccacagccacgcagtgctgttttgtcgtagagcatggatacaatgtaggcctacatgaactacacgcacacacacccacacacccacaatacaatagtagcattctcatacatgaatggcgatactttttgttcaaaatcgcacgaagaaagatgaggcgaatcccagcgtagtggaatttgaattacgcgcgccttcaacggagtctgcatgtgtatacacaacccgtaatgcccacagccacgcagtgctgttttgtcgtagagcatggatacaatgtaggcctacatgaactacacgcacacacacccacacacccacaatacaatagtagcattctcATACATGAATGgtgatactatctggtttctacgcgtaatgaatggaggtcaacacaaacgcgcgcttttacgaccagaaggcaaaattcaactggcattatgtttgtgcaaaagtttgagcaggataactgatcttcaaactgatattcaaattttgcgaatatgatatatagttcttgagatatgaacttttgaaattttgaacttccggtttcaaccggaagtaaaagtcacatgaggtcacgttgtgcacgacttttgtagctaattacaagaccttttatatgcaccaaatatcttgtttgtggcatttgtagttctcaagatatgaactctccaatttttagcgtttttttgaacgtaatgacgtcatcaatgacgtcatcattccaaaaatgttgctgtttcgtctactcattaagatcaatatatatggtaagtttcaggttcatacaagctttagtttttgcgaaaatcgcgcgagaacgttcgaggagaagaacacgcagaaaaaaaaaaaaaaaaaaaaaaactagaaattgagagtttgtgtacaaactcagggtgttcgggtgaatggtcaaatgaggtcacgttgtgtacaacatttgtagaacattacaagaggtttcatgtagtgaaagaatcttgtacgtagcgtttgtggttctcaagatatgaatttttcaattatttaccgtttatttaacgtaatgacgtcatcgatgacgtcatcattccaaagaagttgcgggttcatctactcatgaaggttcatgtttatgataagtttcaagttcatagtagtttaacattttgttcaaaatcgcacgaagaaagatgaggcgaatcccagcgtagtggaatttgaattacgcgcgccttcaacggagtctgcatgtgtatacacaacccgtaatgcccacagccacgcagtgctgttttgtcgtagagcatggatacaatgtaggcctacatgaactacacgcacacacacccaccaaTACTGACCATCCGTGTGCCTTTCAGCCCGTTTTAAAGCAAGCATGAGTGGTTTTTTTTGGCGCGGGTGATTAAAGCAATGACGTAACGACTCCCCAAACACCAAGTTATGCGTTGCTCCTCTTTCTAATAACATCATGTCTTACCAAAATGTTACCGACATTCCGAAAGAATACCTTGAACTAGTTACAACCGAGAAAATGCGTTTTGCCCCCTAGTAAATTTGTCGACATTATTTATGTCAGATATCAATGTCACCGGAATAATACGCATACATTATATTAAAAGGGTTCGCTGGGTGTGGGCGGTGTTCAGAGCGGTTAACAGGGGGCAGGGCGAGATTTACCCCTCATAATTTCACATGAGTACATCCATTTTAAAGAATGCGTATCGTTACACAATGTTATTACCACGTCATAAATACATTAAGTTAAACATAATGTACGTTATGCTGCCATAAGTTAGTGTTCTCTTTGTTTCATTCATCGATTAACCACAAGTCTAAGTAGAAGATATAATAATATATTTCTATTTACTAGTCGGGGTTAATCGTTCACGATTTATGATATTTACGAACGCTCTCAGTGAAGACTAAAAAATATAACCATTGTATTTGTTCTAGAGCATGGTGTCAGTTTCTCAACTGAAAAGTTGTAAAATAGTAGCGACACGCACATTTGCACAATAACATCATTTTATACACTGTTAACCGTCCGTGGTTTAGGTGGACTAGACCATGATTTGGTACGCGTTGGCAGTTAGCCAACTATTAAAACACGTGACAACATCACCAGGTGAGAAACACTGGTGGTAAGATGGGAGTTAACAGACATAACTAATTACCACAGGTGCACTTTCAATAGGCTACTGTACTTGCGCCTATATAACTAATAGTGAACGTGACGCTCATCGGGCATTTGCAGAACGGGCACCGGAGCACCACCATGGAAAGGACGATTTTACAGGGTTTGGGGGACCGTCAAGTCCGACAGGTATATTTAATAACCTACAGCCAGGCAGACGAGACGATCGTCCCGGACCGTCGGGCCTTTGCGGAGATGGTTCTTATCGCATTCAGTGCGCTGGGCAGCCCCGTGCCGGTGTGCTGGTCCTGTTGTCAGGAAAGTCACATAAATGGTGGAATTCACTATCACATGGCTATTAAACTTCAAGTTGTCAGGCGATGGTTACAAGTGAGAAATCGAATAGCCAATTTACACGGTGTGAGAGTGAACTTTTCGTCCAATCACACGAACTACTTCAGTGCATGGCAGTATGTAATGAAGGAGGATCGACTCGCAATAGAGTCACCTGGCCATCCCGATTTAGCTACCCCGCCTGCCACAGCCAAAGCTTCAAGTGTACGCCATACTCCCGCTACTCAGACGGCTGCCGAACGACCTGGTAAGAAAAGGCGACGTGTCCGCCTGTCGGCCTACCAAGTCAGCGAACTTATCATATCCAAAGGTATGAAGTCCCATTTGGAGGTGTTAGCCTTTGCTAAACAACAGAAAAGCATGGGGAAAACCGATCTAGCCGAGTTTATCATCAACAGAGGCGATAAAGTCGTCCGACAAGTACTAAAGGTATGTTTTTCATAATAATTGCCTGCTTTTTGTACTGTGCTCACCATTTCCAGCCATTTGTCTATGAACCTGAAGTTTCACAAACTTAACTGTAGTATGAGTGAAACATGTTTCTCTATAACATACGCACATAACAATGTGCTTAATATGAGACAATTGCTTTGTCCACAATTCGTCCTATTCATGCTCCTCTGCTCCGATGATAAGGTCACCAATGAAAATGTTATATATGTTTAAATTATCCAAAGGTCATTGAATGCAAACTGCATATAAGTGTACAAAAAGATATCCCAATCCTCAAACTAATGTATCTTTGGCAAACGAGTACTTTGAACATAACTTTGGATCAATAGACCCCAAATTACCAGGAGCTCCTCAATATGCAAATCAAACCCATAAAAATTGcactaatgaccttatagttctgaggaGACGATAACTCACAACTTATCCAGTGGTCATAAAAATGGGTCCATTTACTAAAACTCCAATTGACAACTGTTAGATGTTTCTCATTGAGActgttttattgtattgttcTTCTATAGGATGCATGGGAATTGGAAGATTCAGAAAAGCGTCTACAGAGAGCAGGACTTAGTCGCCTGGAGATACTAGAGAAGTCACATTTGGATGAATGCATCTGCAAGGGTGAATGGCTTGCATGTGCTGAAAATGTATTACTTAACAATGATTTGTGCAATAAGAGTTTTTCTAAAGCAGTAACAACTCTCCTGGACGAGGGTAGGGGAAAATATCGTAACATCATGATTACTGGGCCAGCAAATTGTGGGAAAACATTCCTTTTAAATccattaaataaaatatacaatgtaTTCACCAACccagcaacaacaacatttgCTTGGGTTGGTGCTGAGCAATCTGAAATCATATTCCTGAATGACTTTCGGTGGACCTCGCAAATAATACCTTGGCAAGACTTGCTATTATTACTAGAAGGTCAACTCGTCCACCTCCCCGCCCCAAAATCGCATTTTGCACaagatttaattttaaataaggACACCCCCATTTTTTGCACTAGCAAAAATCCAATAGTTCTTGTCAAGGGTGGGTCTGTTGATGAAAGGGAAACAGAAATGATGGCCGTGCGCTGGAAAATATTGCCGTTTCACCACCAGATTCCTGAAGATGAACAGAAGTGTGTACCACCTTGTACGCGATGCTTTGCATCACTAATCTTAAATAAGGAATAGTTTGAAACAGTCTCATATAGGTC
This region of Asterias amurensis chromosome 22, ASM3211899v1 genomic DNA includes:
- the LOC139953841 gene encoding uncharacterized protein, giving the protein MERTILQGLGDRQVRQVYLITYSQADETIVPDRRAFAEMVLIAFSALGSPVPVCWSCCQESHINGGIHYHMAIKLQVVRRWLQVRNRIANLHGVRVNFSSNHTNYFSAWQYVMKEDRLAIESPGHPDLATPPATAKASSVRHTPATQTAAERPGKKRRRVRLSAYQVSELIISKGMKSHLEVLAFAKQQKSMGKTDLAEFIINRGDKVVRQVLKDAWELEDSEKRLQRAGLSRLEILEKSHLDECICKGEWLACAENVLLNNDLCNKSFSKAVTTLLDEGRGKYRNIMITGPANCGKTFLLNPLNKIYNVFTNPATTTFAWVGAEQSEIIFLNDFRWTSQIIPWQDLLLLLEGQLVHLPAPKSHFAQDLILNKDTPIFCTSKNPIVLVKGGSVDERETEMMAVRWKILPFHHQIPEDEQKCVPPCTRCFASLILNKE